From Poecile atricapillus isolate bPoeAtr1 chromosome 13, bPoeAtr1.hap1, whole genome shotgun sequence, one genomic window encodes:
- the DBN1 gene encoding drebrin codes for MAGVGFAAHRLELLASYQDVIGEDSPTDWALYTYEDGSDDLKLAASGGGGLLELSGHFEIQKVMYGFCSVKDPQAVLPKYVLVNWVGEDVPDARKCACASHVAKIAEFFQGVDVIVNASSVEDIDPGAIGQRLSNGLARVSSPVLHRLRLREDENAEPVGTTYQKTDATVEMKRLNREQFWEQAKKEEELRKEEERKKALDARLRFEQERMEQERLEQEERERRYREREEQIEEHRRKQQSLEAEEARQRLKEQSIFGDQQDEDDRQQFRKSESEVEEAAAIIAQRPDNPRDFFKQQERVASGSSDAISPGSHRTGSQSDAFRKASAAGCSPCESSPAATPLGEPGTRAPADQTPATPKESPSPSAQEPGPATPEQHWPFPGPEDKAIEPPGDEPSPRPVWTAGGDALGDLVTLEPTEPSLPPVADEPQTGEAPNPESLIDLWQSDGVTPPAAWPLPAAPVPETPPAMLPEEGALLSLDELPEPPATFCDAEQEDEDEEEAAGEGEPQSQDLGCQHTPQEDTPGRETPPITNGEMAPKDGTPGRGEQASEGYFSQSQEEEVPPSEELSAKAPQPVFYNKPPEIDITCWDTDPLPEEEESFGGAL; via the exons ATGGCTGGCGTCGGCTTCGCGGCGCACCGCCTGGAGCTGCTCGCCTCCTACCAGGACGTGATCGGCGAGGACAGCCCCACCGACTG GGCCCTCTACACGTACGAGGATGGCTCTGATGACCTGAAGCTGGCAGCGTCAGGAG GTGGAGGTTTGCTGGAGCTTTCTGGCCACTTTGAGATTCAGAAGGTGATGTATGGCTTCTGCAGCGTCAAGGAcccccaggctgtgctcccCAAATATGTCCTCGTCAACTGG GTGGGTGAGGACGTGCCGGATGCCCGCAAATGCGCCTGTGCCAGCCACGTAGCCAAGATTGCCGAGTTCTTCCAG GGTGTCGATGTCATCGTCAATGCCAGCAGCGTGGAGGACATTGACCCAGGGGCCATCGGGCAGCGGCTCTCCAACGGGCTGGCCCGTGTCTCCAGCCCGGTGCTGCACCGCCTGCGGCTGCGCGAGGACGAGAACGCCGAGCCCGTG ggCACCACTTACCAGAAAACTGATGCCACCGTGGAGATGAAGCGGCTCAACCGGGAGCAGTTCTGGGAACAGGCAAAG AAAGAGGAGGAATTGCGTAAGGAGGAAGAGCGGAAAAAGGCCCTGGATGCCCGGCTGCGGTTCGAGCAGGAGCGGATGGAGCAGGAgcggctggagcaggaggagcggGAACGGCGCTACCGGGAGCGCGAGGAGCAGATCgaggagcacag GCGGAAGCAGCAGAGCTTGGAGGCGGAGGAGGCCCGGCAGCGCCTGAAGGAGCAGTCCATCTTC GGGGACCAGCAAGATGAGGACGACAGGCAGCAGTTTAGGAAATCGGAGTCAGAGGTGGAG GAGGCTGCTGCCATCATCGCTCAGCGGCCTGACAACCCCCGGGACTTCTTCAAGCAGCAGGAGCGGGTGGCATCAGGCAGCAGTGATGCTATCTCACCAGGCAGCcacaggacag GCAGCCAGTCGGACGCCTTCCGCAAGGCCTCGGCAGCGGGCTGCAGCCCCTGCGAGTCCAGCCCGGCCGCCACGCCGCTGGGCGAACCGGGCACCCGCGCGCCCGCTGACCAGACGCCGGCAACGCCCAAAG agtcccccagccccagcgcGCAGGAGCCCGGGCCAGCCACGCCCGAGCAGCACTGGCCCTTCCCGGGGCCCGAGGACAAGGCCATCGAGCCCCCCGGGGACGAGCCCAGTCCCAGGCCAGTGTGGACAGCGGGGGGTGATGCCCTGGGGGACCTGGTGACCCTGGAGCCCACCGAGCCCTCCCTGCCACCTGTGGCTGACGAGCCCCAAACTGGGGAAGCCCCCAACCCCGAGAGCCTCATCGACCTGTGGCAGAGTGACGGGGTGACTCCCCCAGCTGCCTGgcccctgcctgctgcccctGTCCCCGAGACACCCCCGGCCATGCTGCCCGAGGAGGGGGCCCTGCTGAGCCTGGATGAGCTGCCTGAGCCCCCCGCCACCTTCTGCGACGCggagcaggaggatgaggatgaggaggaggcagctggcGAGGGAGAACCCCAGTCCCAGGATCTGGGCTGCCAGCACACGCCCCAGGAAGACACCCCGGGCCGAGAGACGCCCCCCATCACCAATGGGGAGATGGCCCCCAAGGACGGGACACCCGGTCGTGGGGAGCAG GCCAGCGAGGGCTACTTCAGCCAGtcccaggaggaggaggtgccCCCCTCTGAGGAGCTGTCGGCCAAAGCCCCCCAGCCCGTCTTCTACAACAAGCCCCCAG AGATCGACATCACGTGCTGGGATACAGACCCTCTGCCCGAGGAAGAGGAGAGCTTTGGGGGGGCCCTGTAA